The following proteins are encoded in a genomic region of Triticum dicoccoides isolate Atlit2015 ecotype Zavitan chromosome 1B, WEW_v2.0, whole genome shotgun sequence:
- the LOC119349471 gene encoding 60S ribosomal protein L2, mitochondrial-like: MQKLKTLAKALTGKTVTAGRNSSGRITSFHRGGGSKQSLRDVDLKRNTCSVGVVERIEYDPNRSSRIALLRWIEGVPQKDAAYKAERAPVNYIIASHQMEPGSMVVNSDSSKPSTTGSLMRPAHNADSFLRFQELFRKASQEGEEEGADDQAAKDAAVTTAAPLMPADLLDLNSKVGNCMPLSDIRMGTWVHSIELRHGQGAKLVRAAGAYAKVVKESATQCLVRLPSGVEKVIDSRCRATIGIVSNPTHGARKLRKAGHSRWLGRRPTVRGVAMNPVDHPHGGGEGRTKGGRPSVSPWGKPTKAGYRTVPKKPKAQLSRD, from the coding sequence ATGCAGAAGTTGAAGACCTTGGCCAAGGCCTTGACCGGCAAGACCGTCACCGCCGGGAGGAACTCTTCCGGGCGGATCACTTCTTTTCACCGAGGGGGTGGATCCAAACAATCGCTTAGGGACGTTGACCTCAAAAGGAACACTTGCTCGGTTGGCGTTGTGGAAAGGATTGAGTATGACCCTAATCGTTCTTCTCGGATCGCTCTTCTGCGATGGATTGAAGGGGTGCCTCAGAAGGATGCAGCATACAAGGCCGAGCGTGCGCCTGTCAATTACATAATAGCCAGCCACCAAATGGAGCCGGGCAGCATGGTGGTGAACAGCGACTCCTCCAAACCCTCCACGACCGGCTCCTTGATGCGGCCTGCCCACAACGCCGATTCCTTCCTTCGGTTCCAAGAGCTGTTCCGCAAGGCCAGCCAAGAAGGCGAAGAGGAGGGCGCTGATGATCAAGCAGCAAAGGATGCGGCGGTCACCACAGCAGCGCCGCTCATGCCTGCCGACCTACTGGACCTCAATTCCAAGGTGGGAAACTGCATGCCGTTGTCCGACATCCGCATGGGCACATGGGTGCACAGCATCGAGCTGCGTCACGGCCAAGGGGCAAAGCTCGTGCGAGCCGCCGGAGCCTACGCCAAGGTGGTCAAGGAGTCGGCCACGCAGTGCCTTGTGCGGCTGCCGTCGGGCGTCGAGAAGGTGATCGACTCCCGGTGCCGGGCCACCATCGGTATCGTCTCCAACCCCACCCATGGCGCGCGGAAGCTGAGGAAGGCGGGGCACAGCCGGTGGCTGGGCAGGCGCCCGACTGTCCGTGGTGTCGCCATGAACCCGGTGGACCATCCCCATGGAGGAGGCGAGGGGCGCACCAAGGGTGGCAGGCCCTCGGTGTCGCCCTGGGGGAAGCCCACCAAGGCTGGGTATCGGACCGTGCCGAAGAAGCCGAAGGCTCAGCTGTCCCGTGATTGA
- the LOC119350830 gene encoding formin-like protein 14, whose translation QPAPQPLPPPPPRARHHRTPPASASPQTPSLPPPASAPPPNSNPNPAPSPPTPRFSSTSTTPVSEYPFTNYPFFPSFSPPPPPPSTADQQAQPSADGDASRTFPANISTLVAPNAGSSSNQGQGGNSRGIPVLQALLLAFLSLCLLLLSALLSLHLFRRLRRHPSGHRRAANGAASSTTTSARRDAELDEEEDSDEEGRRLKPPPMPTSSSNPSTEFLYLGTLATPPPGTAPPPSHPRPGSPELRPLPPLPRVGPPSGEFGSRSSASDPSTVPRVGPPSGEFGSRSSASDPSTVPRAAAGDASSSSLSPSSPSASSPTLGSSPVHIRPPSIPQPRGRAPKRRPPPPPPPAQSWNPFVPVPPAQAAPPSDDDGDSSSTIAAAMHKSRPLHSDKLNPGSLHMKDEMIQLYLNNSAAAAASAAREVCLLGAPRCHGIGTVLGALGFSEEQVRDALLEGNAHGLGLEALQMLAQLVLTNEEELKLRYYKDDPPAKLCAVDAFLKTILDVPFAFKRVDAMLYVSSFYLEVNQLRMSYATLEAACEELRSSRLFHKVLGAVLNFGNMMSINTGSPNSHALEPNTVLKIVDVKGADGKAALLQFVVQEIMKPEGRNNLNPAWKTDASMSPPYDVDCRKHGLQVVSKLAAELTSTKKAASVDMTGLSRSVSELGVGLGKVHDVLRLNGMAASAESARRFHNAMSAFLRQAEEEIVRLQGQESVCLSSVREMAEYFHGGDEVGDGDGEARLFRVFAGVREFVAMLDRICREAGEVQRDRVGSTPVSWVAPMGTTP comes from the exons CAACCAGCACCACAGCCCCTCCCTCCGCCCCCACCTCGCGCAAGGCACCACCGCACGCCGCCCGCCTCCGCATCGCCGCAGACCCCATCTCTCCCGCCGCCCGCATCAGCGCCGCCCCCGAACTCGAACCCGAATCCCGccccgtcgccgccgacgccgaggTTCTCCTCGACCTCCACCACGCCGGTGAGCGAGTACCCCTTCACCAACTACCCCTTCTTCCCCTCCttctccccgccgccgcctccaccctcCACCGCAGACCAGCAGGCCCAGCCCTCGGCAGACGGCGACGCGTCCCGAACCTTCCCGGCCAACATCTCCACCCTGGTGGCCCCCAACGCCGGCAGCAGCAGTAACCAGGGGCAGGGCGGGAACTCCCGCGGCATCCCGGTGCTGCAGGCGCTGCTGCTCGCCTTCCTCTCCCTCTGCCTGCTGCTCCTCTCCGCGCTCCTCTCGCTCCACCTCTTCCGCCGCCTCCGCAGGCAcccctccggccaccgccgcgccgCCAACGGGGCGGCCTCCTCCACCACTACATCGGCGCGGCGGGACGCCGagctggacgaggaggaggacagcGACGAGGAGGGGCGCAGGCTCAAGCCGCCGCCGatgcccacctcctcctccaaccCCAGCACCGAGTTCCTCTACCTCGGCACGCTCGCCACCCCGCCGCCGGGGACTGCTCCGCCCCCCTCGCACCCCCGCCCCGGCTCGCCCGAGCTCCGCCCGCTCCCGCCGCTGCCCCGCGTCGGCCCGCCCTCCGGCGAGTTCGGCTCCCGCAGCTCCGCGTCCGACCCCAGCACCGTGCCCCGCGTCGGCCCGCCCTCCGGCGAGTTCGGCTCCCGCAGCTCCGCGTCCGACCCCAGCACCGTGCCCCGCGCGGCCGCCGGCGACGCCTCGTCCtcgtccctctccccttcctccccctcggcgTCCTCACCCACGCTCGGCTCCAGCCCCGTCCACATCCGCCCGCCGTCCATCCCGCAGCCCCGCGGCCGAGCCCCCAAAcggaggccgccgccgcctccaccaccagcTCAATCGTGGAACCCCTTCGTGCCCGTCCCGCCGGCACAAGCCGCTCCCCCCTCCGACGACGACGGCGACTCCTCCTCCACCATTGCCGCGGCGATGCACAAGTCCCGGCCGCTGCACTCCGACAAGCTCAACCCCGGATCTCTGCA CATGAAGGACGAGATGATCCAGCTCTACCTGAACaactccgccgccgcggccgcatCGGCGGCGAGGGAGGTGTGCCTGCTCGGTGCGCCGAGGTGCCACGGCATTGGCACGGTGCTGGGTGCACTGGGTTTCTCCGAGGAGCAAGTGCGTGATGCGCTCTTGGAAG GTAATGCACATGGTTTGGGATTGGAAGCCCTGCAGATGCTCGCTCAGTTGGTTCTCACCAATGAGGAGGAGCTTAAGCTCAGATATTACAAGGATGACCCACCTGCCAAGCTTTGCGCGGTCGATGCCTTTCTGAAGACGATACTGGATGTGCCGTTTGCATTCAAGCGAGTCGATGCTATGCTCTATGTTTCTAGCTTTTATCTGGAGGTCAATCAGCTGAGGATGTCCTACGCTACTCTCGAG GCAGCTTGCGAGGAGCTGAGGAGCAGCAGGCTATTCCACAAGGTTCTTGGGGCAGTCCTCAACTTTGGCAACATGATGAGCATCAACACAGGCTCTCCAAACTCACATGCCCTGGAGCCCAACACGGTCCTGAAGATAGTCGACGTCAAAGGCGCCGACGGCAAGGCGGCGCTCCTGCAGTTCGTCGTCCAGGAAATCATGAAACCCGAAGGCCGCAACAATCTGAACCCGGCATGGAAGACGGACGCGAGCATGAGTCCGCCGTACGACGTCGACTGCAGGAAGCACGGCCTCCAGGTGGTCTCGAAGCTCGCCGCGGAGCTGACCAGCACCAAGAAGGCGGCGTCGGTCGACATGACGGGCCTCAGCCGGAGCGTGTCGGAGCTCGGCGTCGGCCTCGGGAAGGTCCATGACGTGCTGAGGCTGAACGGCATGGCGGCCTCGGCCGAGAGCGCCCGGCGGTTCCACAACGCGATGAGCGCGTTCCTGCGGCAGGCCGAGGAGGAGATCGTCAGGCTCCAGGGCCAGGAGAGCGTGTGCCTGTCGTCGGTGCGGGAGATGGCGGAGTACTTCCATGGCGGCGATGAGgttggcgatggcgacggcgaggcTCGCTTGTTCAGGGTCTTTGCGGGTGTCCGGGAGTTCGTGGCCATGCTCGACCGGATCTGCAGGGAGGCCGGGGAGGTCCAGCGCGACCGTGTCGGCTCGACGCCGGTGAGCTGGGTGGCTCCCATGGGGACGACGCCCTGA